Proteins found in one Methanospirillum hungatei JF-1 genomic segment:
- a CDS encoding carboxymuconolactone decarboxylase family protein, translated as MSSGMDDLEKKIGKVPKIFKKLAETDPDIHEMILRLDQYIWDDGALSRKTKKLIAIAIAASMRDQHAIKAQMAGAKNLGVTKDEVEEALRVAYLLAGMPAYVNGKVIEEEIM; from the coding sequence ATGTCTTCAGGGATGGATGATCTTGAGAAGAAGATAGGAAAGGTCCCCAAAATCTTTAAGAAACTGGCTGAGACCGACCCTGACATACATGAGATGATTCTCCGCCTGGATCAGTATATCTGGGATGACGGGGCATTGTCCCGAAAGACAAAAAAACTCATCGCGATTGCAATTGCTGCTTCCATGAGGGATCAGCATGCAATCAAGGCCCAGATGGCAGGTGCGAAAAATCTGGGAGTAACCAAGGATGAAGTTGAAGAAGCACTCCGGGTCGCGTATCTCCTGGCCGGAATGCCTGCCTATGTGAATGGAAAGGTAATCGAAGAAG